Proteins encoded within one genomic window of Prauserella marina:
- a CDS encoding carbohydrate kinase family protein, producing MRIAVTGSIATDHLMVFPGRFADQFVEDQLEKVSLSFLVDQLDIRRGGVAANISFGLGSLGMTPILVGAVGSDFEDYRSWLERHGVDTKSVHVSQTRHTSRFLCTTDESQAQIASFYAGAMEEARNIELRAVADRLGGLDLVVVAPNDPTAMVRHTEECRERGYAFAADPSQQLARMGRDEVRKLVDGASYLFTNEYETSLLLQVTGWTAAEVLGKVGRWVMTHGPDGVRIESSEAPPVSVPAHDVGDSADPTGVGDAFRAGFLWGVHAKLDLERAAQVGCTLAAIVLETVGTQEYTLDRADFSKRVAKTYGNDAAAEIESKLRV from the coding sequence ATGCGCATAGCGGTGACCGGCTCGATCGCGACCGACCATCTGATGGTGTTTCCCGGTCGGTTCGCCGACCAGTTCGTCGAGGATCAACTGGAGAAGGTCTCGCTGTCGTTCCTGGTCGACCAGCTCGACATCCGCAGGGGAGGGGTTGCGGCCAACATCTCGTTCGGGCTCGGCAGCCTCGGCATGACCCCGATCCTCGTCGGTGCCGTCGGCTCCGACTTCGAGGACTACCGTTCGTGGCTGGAACGTCACGGCGTGGACACGAAGTCGGTGCACGTGTCACAGACGAGGCACACGTCGCGATTCCTGTGCACGACCGACGAATCACAAGCCCAGATCGCCTCGTTCTACGCGGGTGCCATGGAGGAGGCCCGCAACATCGAGTTGAGGGCCGTCGCCGACCGGCTCGGTGGTCTCGACCTCGTCGTGGTCGCGCCCAACGACCCCACGGCCATGGTGCGGCACACCGAGGAGTGCAGGGAGCGCGGATACGCCTTCGCGGCCGACCCTTCCCAGCAGCTGGCCAGGATGGGGCGCGACGAGGTGCGCAAACTGGTCGACGGCGCCTCGTACCTGTTCACCAACGAATACGAGACGTCCTTGTTGTTGCAGGTCACCGGCTGGACGGCGGCCGAGGTGCTCGGAAAGGTCGGACGGTGGGTCATGACACACGGACCGGACGGAGTGCGCATCGAGTCGAGTGAAGCGCCCCCCGTTTCGGTCCCCGCGCACGACGTCGGCGACAGCGCGGACCCGACCGGGGTCGGGGACGCCTTCCGCGCCGGATTCCTGTGGGGCGTGCATGCGAAACTGGACCTGGAACGCGCGGCTCAAGTGGGGTGTACGCTCGCCGCGATCGTGCTCGAAACGGTTGGCACCCAGGAATACACATTGGACCGGGCTGACTTTTCGAAGCGCGTCGCGAAGACGTACGGCAACGATGCCGCGGCCGAGATCGAGTCGAAGCTGCGAGTGTGA